CTAACACTTAtttataaattaatttttttttttttttttttttagttctgatCATGTCTGGTCGTGGCAAGAAGGTCCAGAAACCTGCAGCTGGAAAGTCCTCCAGATCTGCAAAGGCAGGGCTCCAGTTCCCAGTGGCCCGTATCCACAGGTTCCTGAGGAAGGGAAACTATGCTGAGAGGATTGGATCTGGAGCCAGCATCTATCTAGCAGCCATCCTGGAATACCTGTGTGCTGAGATCCTGGAGCTGGCAGGAAATGCAGCCAAGGAAAACAAGAAATCCAGGATACTGCCCCGACACATCCAACTGGCTGTCAGGAATGATGAGGAGCTGAGCAAACTGTttgatggggtcactattgcacagGGTGGCGTCCTACCAAATATCCATGCGGTCCTAGTACCCAAGAAGACTGCAAGAGACTCGTCCTTTCAGGAATCTAAAACCAGAGAATCTCAGGAGCTCTGATCCTATCTAACTAGATTTTGAACTTTGCTATAAAGCACTTGTTTGTATTTCCTATATTTGTATGTTTCTTGTATTTTTAAATGGCTTTGATTAAAAAAAACTCTTCTTACATCCACTCAACTGGTAAGCATTTAAATGCTGCCTCAATTTATGAAATGTTTTACCTTGATCATGTAAAGTAGCTCACTGAAATCTGTGTATTGAAGAGCAGTTTGGTTAggtgtggcaccccagagtcctggtcgtcagTGTCACTATCTTTCACTAGGTAAATctcacatacaacatgttcactcTGCAGGCCAGaacggggagctctaaacccagattCAGGGTAAACTCCCTTTATAAATTctggctggagaggaagttagagAGCAGTCTGTCATAGGACAAAGAAGCAGACTGTCAGGGGACCTGAAGAGAGCAGACAGTGAGTGCCAAGaagtctgaaggggccatgtagtccaatgtactacagctcctggagaaagaaggAAACAaaggaagaacagcttgtagaAAGAGCAGGAGGGAGAATAGCACCAGTGGAACAGAGCTGAGAAGTAGCTAACTCCCTGGCTAGTGTAGTTCCCAGTAGCTGGAAGGTCGTGGCCGTACTGAACTCtatagtggcatagctgaaaccaGCTGGATTGTAGCTCACCTGTCTGCAGTTGTAATTATAGGGCCTGGGTCGTGCtaaagaccctgtaaaaaggcccagttcacctgtcatacgggttgtgtcctaacctgTATTGGGgacagaggaactgtgaggaccttatgtgaagcattaggcagtaagggaccacatcaccaccCCACTTGGAAGGCTGTGATCTTCACCTggtgaaggggactctggattcgcttctaaGCCGGCCCTCACCATATTCACTAATACACTGGGAACCtggttcacctgtgggaagccttaCCATCTTgctgcgaccccccccccccccttaagcagcgtcggtcgctactgaccaaacaccacaggtggcgtcacaaatagacTATCCACAAAATTTTTTTCCCCCATCCTTCCTTAAAAGACCTTTTCCCCTTATTTGGATGccgagggccacagaccaggttgcagccaccgtgatatcTCCTTTAGGACCAGACCTGGTACAGAGTACCCCGCTGTCCTTGTAGGGTGCTCCAAAAACTTAATGTCCCGAACAGGATGGAACGACCAGGTGAAGTGGGTCATGTGTGCATTAGACTGTGATTAACTGTGCGACTATTAAACTGTAAACTGCGCCAAGACCTCCACCATTATTGCACCATGTGGCATGCGGGAGGAAATGGGTGCATTGTCGTGGGTGGCACCTGGAGGAATGGCGTGAAAACCATGGCTGCCACTTATAGTATTGATTGTGTCCTTGAAATATGCTCAACTAGAGAGGTCTGCCTCTGGAATCGTTGGGAAAAGAAACTGCCCAAGAAAATGGGCGTGGTACTGTGAAACCACAGGAAGCAACACCTAGGGGGCAGAACTGGAAATCAACATGGCAAAGGGAGGTGAGCGGACCCCAGGGCGTTGAATGGAGCAAGAGGCTCCCGGCAGGGACCCACAAGAACTGTACCAGTCACAGACGATGAACCCAGACCTCCTGTGGAAAGAAGTGGAGGTGCTGACCAGGCCACTCACGCAGCTACAGCAGGAGACCATGGCCGGGTGGAGAGAAGCCTTCATAGGAAGTCTCGCTGGACAACCACTGTATACCCTGACTAGTCTGGAGCCAAAAAGCAGTTTGGGAGCTCCAGAGGCAGAGGTAAGGAGTAAGACCATGACGACCCCCAACAGTGAAAGGCCTGACAGACTACACCGACTCTCCTCCACAGCGATATGCACCACCCGACCAGGAGTATGAGGCCCTAGATGACACACCACTGTACTTAAAAGATATCCTGGCAGCCCGACACCATCTTCTGGGCAAGACAACACCCTGCTAGGCCCCTTGCCGACACCAccaaacggacatgtctccggaTACTGCAGAACACCAGCGAACTGAGACAGCTGATAGCCACTGATCCCCATTAGTGGACCCCAGGCTAGCTCTCCAGAGCCCATGATTTTTGCAGAGGGCCCCACGGAGGAGGATATGATAGAGCTCCAGGGGGAGATTCCCATGATTACCTGGCAGGAGTACTGCAGGCACCGGGAGGAGAGGGAGCGACAGGAGTCCTTGACCTGTGCAGCGGAATTTGAAGAGAAAAATCTGTCAGGGAAGGCCGGTGTACGAAAGATCCCACGGTCAGAGAGGACCACTGCAGCTGGGGTAAGTTGTAGTCTGTAACAAACAGCGTGGCTGGGGCTGTATTAAGGAAGCTGGcatgataaattattattatttattgttatagcgccatttattccatggcgctttacatgtgaggaggggtatacataatgaaaacaagtacaataatcttaaacaatacaagtcataactggtacaggaggaatgaggaccctgcccgcgagggctcacaatctacaagatataaTACAAGATACAATAAATGAGATCAAATCGCAGGGATGCGGAGTCGCACCTAATTGAGGGACACCCTGACAGGGACCTGAACATTGGTGACCTACACCCGTTGCATTGGAGAAAAGGGATGGTATGCACTAGACTGCAAAAAGCGTGTACCACCCTCAGCCCCTGTAAAGGTCACAGCCCAGGCCAATGCCAAAACGTGACCAGTCCATACAGACTCCAGTGGTGGAACAATCTAGCAGACCCTGGTGTGCAGTACCAGTGGAATGTTATGACCCACAGATTTCCTGTCCAGGAAGTAGCCATCCTAACCAGCTGCCATGGAAAAGGAAATAAACAGTTTGCTTTCTAATTTGAAATTGAACATGACTGAAAAGAGTTGATTTAACCCTGTTGGGCTATTCCTTTGTTGTCCCAGTTTGAAAGTTTGATAACCTGATAAGATTCCAGGTATTTGTTTAAAGGACAATAGAATCATGGACTGTGAATGATTCAAAAACTTttctgtaaatagttggcacctccttaggtgcttgacttttggatatgggatggaccccactccttcttaaaaccaccataactactgtaaacctaggtactaaaatacacaaaacacattattttggttgtcaaaatggccacagcttttattcaaatcacaggattaaataatcacagtaggagtcaggtggagtgctagtacattgggattcacaagtactgcgatatccccagctgtctgacatacagcaccaggacagacagccataaaggggcggcacgcactggcttgccattcaagcagagttagtaaactttcagggcaccaatgaccctattatcctcactcctgtgcttaaccactgtgcccgcccctgattgatgttaccattacaacgtccttgaggctggccaccaaagccgagcctgctcaccaccatgaggttttacatcctctattagttaaaatgagtccaccttaacttgtctgcaacttccacctgactcctaaaccgccaccagcgaggccatttgacaccttgaatggactcgacccccatcacccatgcctaataaagtcatcaaccagatctgcatgctatggaaagactgtgcatataaggaacaaaattccaggactgcaacagattaattttaacaatgcaacactaccaaattatgatcgataatatggtaactacagcaaaataccagccgctaaacatcctgcaatgtggatcctataatagggaatgcagaaactaaaccataacaaaggggtagccacagtctgactacctgtataatgacatctgtgatgcctaaaaactattatactgcatgtattgtagccagctctaataactcactaattcacagatttcagttcaagaaaccaccattacatacagtagctgggctgtgcagtaaccaattcttaaacccacttactattactacccaaaaagtgatgagtgtatataaagagaaagatactataaacaaggagtaattaaaagccatacacaatataatatcgacattataaccgatcattaaataatttaaataatttctgcaatatttggacatggtaaatgaaataagcctatagcagaaaagtctacaaagacattattaataaccttgccacgccattgttaattgctttacaggcacttgataacatataccgttaaccttctccaactgggacaaaggcattgggaataggcacattgcccttcgtgttaatgcacttgatgtcttcacccctagccgctccccctggctcaagggcatcgggatgcactttattacttttctcttagtcactcccactgactccagggcacccatattaggtacattgctcttcagtttaatgccccagattactgcattgtccagacaacaaccttgaaagaaataggagttggtcaatataaacagtcaaaatct
The Ranitomeya imitator isolate aRanImi1 chromosome 3, aRanImi1.pri, whole genome shotgun sequence genome window above contains:
- the LOC138671557 gene encoding late histone H2A.L3-like, whose protein sequence is MPSVVFGQVLIMSGRGKKVQKPAAGKSSRSAKAGLQFPVARIHRFLRKGNYAERIGSGASIYLAAILEYLCAEILELAGNAAKENKKSRILPRHIQLAVRNDEELSKLFDGVTIAQGGVLPNIHAVLVPKKTARDSSFQESKTRESQEL